Proteins co-encoded in one Aspergillus luchuensis IFO 4308 DNA, chromosome 6, nearly complete sequence genomic window:
- a CDS encoding FAD-dependent oxidoreductase (COG:E;~EggNog:ENOG410PHSE;~InterPro:IPR006076,IPR036188;~PFAM:PF01266,PF13450;~go_function: GO:0016491 - oxidoreductase activity [Evidence IEA];~go_process: GO:0055114 - oxidation-reduction process [Evidence IEA]), with protein sequence MSASGERREIVIVGGGIIGCCSAYYLTRHPSFDPSRHSVTLIEASDIAGGASGKAGGLLALWAYPSNIVPLSYKLHADLAKEHNGKERWGYREVNCGQLMAKGRPLSDKKDASAGASGSSVSLQKRSADAMGKLKAAKFPKDLDWFEPEAVRSYTSMSDPGETAQVHPYLFTTSIAKLAEEKGAKIILGSVTGIDYSGDAVQSVSYTDKKTGESHSISATDVVVAAGPWTRSVLPEAPITATRAHSVVIRPVEPVSAYTLFTSIDLPANFDPTKPSQPDEASPEIYARPDNTVYACGEGDHVVPLPKTSADVEVDQVRCQDIINQVGSISDRLRDGEVLARQACYLPNVAAARGGPLIGHTGTKGLYLAAGHTCWGIQNAPGTGKLISEFVFDGAAKSAKIGSLDPRNFL encoded by the exons ATGTCAGCTTCTGGCGAACGCCGTGAAATTGTGATCGTTG GTGGTGGTATCATCGGATGCTGCTCAGCTTATTATTTGACCAGACATCCTTCTTTTGACCCTTCACGGCACTCGGTGACTCTCATTGAAGCATCCGACATCGCAGGAGGGGCATCGGGCAAAGCAGGAGGCCTTCTGGCATTGTGGGCTTACCCGAGCAACATCGTCCCACTGAGTTACAAGTTGCATGCGGACTTGGCTAAGGAGCACAATGGCAAGGAGCGATGGGGTTATCGAGAAGTCAATTGCGGACAGCTCATGGCGAAGGGCCGTCCTCTCAGCGACAAGAAAGACGCCAGCGCAGGAGCGAGTGGGAGCTCGGTGTCACTACAGAAGCGGAGCGCCGATGCCATGGGAAAATTAAAAGCTGCGAAGTTTCCCAAGGATCTAGACTGGTTTGAGCCTGAGGCTGTGAGAAGCTACACAAGCATGAGTGATCCTGGAGAGACCGCCCAGGTTCATCCTTATCTCTTCACCACTTCTATCGCTAAGCTTGCCGAAGAGAAGGGTGCAAAGATAATACTGGGCTCCGTTACCGGCATCGACTATTCCGGAGATGCTGTCCAGTCAGTATCGTATACTGACAAGAAGACGGGTGAATCGCACAGCATCTCCGCAACGgacgttgttgttgctgccggTCCCTGGACGAGGTCGGTCTTGCCAGAAGCCCCTATCACGGCGACTCGCGCACACAGTGTTGTTATCCGGCCAGTTGAGCCAGTCAGCGCATACACTCTGTTCACCAGCATTGACCTCCCGGCCAATTTCGATCCGACGAAGCCTTCTCAACCTGATGAGGCCTCGCCGGAGATCTATGCTCGCCCAGACAATACAGTTTATGCATGTGGTGAAGGCGATCACGTTGTTCCGCTTCCGAAAACCAGCGCAGATGTGGAAGTAGATCAAGTGCGATGCCaggatatcatcaaccagGTCGGCAGCATCTCTGATCGACTCCGTGATGGCGAAGTCTTAGCCCGACAGGCTTGTTACTTGCCCAATGTGGCTGCTGCACGCGGGGGTCCATTGATTGGTCATACTGGCACCAAGGGGCTATACCTTGCTGCTGGCCATACTTGCTGGGGCATACAAAACGCCCCGGGTACTGGCAAGCTGATTAGCGAATTCGTCTTCGATGGTGCAGCTAAAAGTGCGAAGATCGGTTCGCTGGACCCAAGGAACTTCCTGTAG